The Xyrauchen texanus isolate HMW12.3.18 chromosome 19, RBS_HiC_50CHRs, whole genome shotgun sequence genome segment ggagattgagttttttgccagccctatttgtttgaaccggagtacaccaaccaggaactccaggagatggaggaggctgcagtggcggcacaaacaaaataatctggtagacggagagtacgggagacatggtggtgctcatgcaaaaaatgcaaggtaatgccaacagagcctgagagtgtttgctgccatgaatggattggaatgactggatagatgcacaaacacaacattttaatattatttaaaatctacagtatagctaaaacaactcacttcttgTCGCCggtttcctttgctgtaaacaacgtcATACGCTGGAACTTGACTCTCTTGTGAATGCACGGATGGCCGTTACCATTatgccagtgattatagtttataaagttataaatatggatatttttctaacaaaaacgcatcgctttgcttcagaaggcatttattaaccccctggagccttatggattacttttttgatggatagatgggcttttttgggcttcaaaatctaaggtaccattaaCTCCCATTAAAAatcttggaagagccaggatattttttatatatatatcctattgcgtttggctgaaagaagaaagtcatatacacctaggatggcttgaaggtgagtaaattatgggataattttcatttttggccgaactaaccctttaactgttcTGCAGTAAGATTTGCacagcagtggcggctgctggtctttcaaagaggggaagctcattttcggcctacattataaacttatttaccctattttttgcactaaatcaatcttaggtgttgatctgccctgctgtttaattcaaattttttcctcgtaaggaagactttcaaatggcttcgccaaaatcaggtcgacaatattagcaccgtctgccatcgtgcgcagtttcacccgtacgacgctagcctagcctactgtatgaatgaatgaatgaacgaacgaacgagcgAACGAgcgctctaaaacaaaaatatattaaacttggtaaaactgaaacaaggaatgtggtgtataattgtgtgaaatgtattatgcaaattgactagcaatttcagccaaacaaatataaagaaataggttgcagcagtttatctttcgactacacttgagaaatccacgatgggactgagcgcgaaatagcttcagtgacttcttatagtacagattcactgtcaatcaaaaggatatgcagtctttcgacagatcctccaatcatcacgctgaagccggAGTCGGGCCAGCTCACTCCTCAATCACctccagagacgctgagcgtccgtgggcggacataatcgcagcatttatccaatgaccgtctattttcgagcactgaaaaaactgttcagagcagccccattgaagtcaatggacgctcggcttcaacagggaaatgcactgacgctacgggaatgtatgagaagtaaatcgagtcagccgacctgctatatgtaatgtagctgattctgaacgaactcgtcttcgagatgaacgtgttctaacgcatttttagtcaataaattgtttacacaatagtacatatttgaccattatttttttgacattataggggaagctgagcttcccttgcagtcttaaagaaatccccactgatgcACAGAGTAACCAGTTTAAAAATGAGAACAAGCAACATAGCAACAATTATTCACTGTATGTAGACCTTTTTAGAAAGGAGGAAGTTTGATGAGATGATGAGACAAATTTAGTAGCCTCTGAGCAACATATAAAAGACAGCTGGTCAAAATGCCTAAATtcactctgtttttttttttaaatccctcaGAAGTTGGAAGGGGCACCACCAGAGGATTCTGGAAAACATAATGTGAAACTGGGAAAGAGATGGCGAAACGTCATATCTCGCACAATGTCCCGTAAAACATCCAAGATGGTACAGAAAGCTCTTGCAGAGGAAGGGgtaagtaaaaaaaatgttttaattcagtGATTAAAGGTGatgtattttttcaatgttaaaatagttTCCCCTATCCCAAATCAAAATGCAGAGTATGTAAGATTTTTGTAGAATAATTTGTCCGATAAATGTTAACAAACCTTCTGTGGCATTATCAAAACATTGCCCTgtttgtttaacccttaaatgcatagtGTTTTGCCAAACAAATTTATATCTGTCACTAatgatctacaaaatgcccagatagtgtaacattttgaaaaacaaaattaatacGACTAGAAAACTATTTAATGGAATATATTCTGTCAAATTTTggtgatttatttttcatttatcaaagagatgatgcaacaaacgATAGAATGGGATTAATTTCTTTCATGCTGAAATTGAGTTGCACTTAACACTAAAGCTACACATAGTTACACATTTGTATATTCttaggcacttattgagtctaaatagatgtacAACTTACCGGATTTCAGTTGTACACCCAAATATCATATCAcattgttcatgtgttgtacttgctatagtttacttccatgttgcttcttcatcaaatagcaatgtcaaatgaaaatcaagtcaatcactgaaacatcagtgcaatTTTGAGTAACAAATGGCATGTTTAATTTGTATGTGTGCAATCATATGTGATACAGATCATTCACAACCATTGCGcagaaaatgaacacaacatAGTATTAATTTCTACTGTATATGGCACTCATTTgccttgtaataaacaaagaaataaaaatcctgtgatagtaaaatgatatggatatggaataatcataaaaatatgatttatggaagtgGAAATATACATTAcgacactattacatatcttgGGTTACTATTGGCAATTAAACAAttagagaaaaaatattttgctattattattattattgttacacaattcataaaataaagattgaggaatactaaagatgtGGGGGCATACAAAAAATGGATGAGTTAAAGGAGGTGGAATGAGGTCCTAGGTCACTAAATacccgaggtatgcatttaaAGGTTAAGCATTCCCACCAGCCTGACATGGCAACTCAGGCTCAGCCAATGACATGAGTTTGGATGGCACTATCTGTTTTTTCTGACCAACTGAAGACAGGCAGAGTGTTCAGagacattttcttttatttttattttttattcctaTTGTTTATGCTAGTGGCACGGAAATGAGACACTTCACTTTGAAATTGATGGCAGAAATACTGTATTATTGCAATCAAAAGCCTGTCTATTTGTATAGATTTGCTGATTAACATTTATTACACTCATTTAGAAACCAAACCATATAATGAGAcaaaagcaaaatatatttttttgattgAATATGTCTACCCCCTGTGGTTGGAAATAGAATATTTTTTACAGTCAGCATTTGTCATGTGGGGGAAGGGTAGACAAATTGTCACAAAATGTTTCCTGCTGAAATGTATTACAATTTTCAGAATGAGAGTGGCGAGGATGGCTCTATGTCTCCCTTGTCTCCAAGTGACTGGATGCCAGATCTCTGTGCTGGGAACAGAACATCTGTGTGCTCCAACAGCTCAGAAGACACAATACACAGCCCTCTCTCACGCCAGCTCTCTGGATGTAAGCCTATGCACCATTATAATCTCAGACCTGTACAATTTGAGGCGTTATTGAGATGATAAGGCTGATTGTTTTTTTACTGATGTGCAGGTGCTGATAGACAGAGTTTGGACAGTGGCTTTAGCCAGAGAGACAGTATGAGACTGGAGGACAGCACCTACACAGGGCCCTTCTGTGGTATAGCCCTAGTCCACACTGACTTCACCCCCAGCCCATATGACATTGAATCCCTAAAACTGCAGGTTAGGCCTTTCTACCCACAGTGCTGAACCATTTTTGGTCAATGtgtcaataatattttttaatctgTACTGGTCAGAAGTCTTCATGATATTCTGGTCCATAGATATGACTTGGGTTCCTCCTTCAATGTACTAAACCTTACAAACTcgcaaccctaaacctaacttaaCTTAGCCCTTACCCTATCTTAATCCTAAATGTGAACAatattaatagtgatgcttgGCTTCATAACCAATGAATATTACTATCTTCATCCGTAGTGCAAACTCTGACATTTTGTTTATCACACAGAAAGGGGATATCATCCAGATTATTGAGAAGCCACCAGTAGGCACCTGGACTGGTAAACTCAATAACAAAGTCGGCTCCTTTAAATTCATCTACGTCACTGTGCTACCAGAGGAGGACACACCACCAAAGAGGAAACGATGCTCTAGTAAGGGTCGCCAGAACAAACCCAAACCAAAAAGCTTGGAGGAAGTTCTAGAGCGAATAGGCCTGACTGTAAGCcttaactttcttttattgttacTTCATTTAGTGTGTAATAGAAATGATCTGCCACACTCCGCACCTGCTCTCAAGACACTTAAAGTACAATAGTATGAATTCTACTTAGAATAAAGTGCCATACTTGTTTCAGTTGATTTATGGTTGAGAAAAATGATTACTCAAATGTAGTGAATTTCTGATGATTGACTCCACTTTGTACCTACTTTAGGAGCTGGGATCTCTCCTGTCCATGCATGGCTTCCAGAGTTTGGAGGATTTTTGTGGCCTAAAGGAGTCCCACCTGAATGAGTTAAACATAACAGACCCTGAACATTGTGCCAAGATACTTAAAGCTACAGAACTGATTCATGACTGTAAGTCCATGTAGTATTTTCAAATCCATGAAGCCCTGATTGTGCCACCTACAAACTACTATAATGAGAGTTATGGATCTATGCAGTAAATCAAACCTGACAGTCCTTTTAGTGTGAGGGGAAAAAAGTTACTATATATCCGCTCCTTTTTCACACAGGTCTTACAGTGAAGTACATATTATGCTTCTCTTCTAATTTAACACACTATTGTTTGATTTAGTCTTTGTGTCCCACTTAATGATAATTGGTACAGCCTTTTGAAAAtgttcattataaaaataatgatgtTTGGCCTTCTAACATTCTTTCTCTTCTCCAGCGGAGGACGAATCCGATGAAGAGGACATATCTGAGCAAAAGACTGAAATGCCACGGGATTCAGGCTGTTACGAGAGCACAGAGAACCTGGCAAACGGGCGTGGGGAGCCCCAGGCGGAATCCCAGACTGAGGCAGAGATAGATCCTAACACAGATGTAAATGCGGTTCAGCAGCAGCTGGAGGAGATGAAGGTGGAGGAGAGTCTGGAGAGTCAAACAGAGTGAAGACCACAGAATGTTCCTTTGATCCTGCTACTTGTAAACTATTTTAACCTCACTGATGGATTGAGGGTAATTGTCATGGCCCTTTGCTGGACCATATCCATGAATAGAAATTATTTCAATGTACAAAAGAAGCCAACAGGTCTTCTTAGAAGCTGGCACAAAATTCTTGAAGGTACAAATTTCATGCTGGACTTAGCCGTTATCTTTTATATTATTGGTCAGAACTACTTTGAAACAATCCATAATCATAAACTGCATAAAGTGATATTGGATTCAACCTGTAGCTATGTTCTTTtacatactaaaataaaaaaaggcatggTGATAcccaaaagtttttattttattataaataagtaAGCCATATTTTCTATGAAATAATTAATGTACTCTATGACCAAACATTGATTATCTAATATCTGAGGTTCATCATCATTGCTTTAGCTATGAAGTAGCATATATTacttttctattgtttttagtttgttttttgtcattatgAATGTACAGAGGAATACACAATTAgtgcactcaaaaaaaaaaaaaaaaggtgagacACAAAGATGGGAAAACCAAATTGTTTGGTTAACTCAAGGTTTTAAGTTGTGTACTTGCAAATTCTTTTGCTTCTATAGTTTTTGGTAATGATGGTTATAATATGGTTATGTTTATGTTCATGTAGTTTTCCAAGCCATTGTTGTAGATTTTAATCCGTTTTTAGCCTGTTCATCTTTGTATTGATGTCAGTCTTTCTCAATTGTAGTGTCAATTTGTATTagttttgttaaagtttttaaagaaatatttgaacaaaagaaactttaaatatttaattaacattttgaaaCTACATCACAAAAAGAATTTCAtgaacatacatatacacacacacaaatccttaAACTATAAAGTGAAGAGTATGAGATATACAGGATCACAGTGTTATAACCAAGAAAAGTAAACAACTCAGTTTGTGATGTTATGCATCGTATCCACATATCTAGAGCAGACTATCATTTACTAATATTGAAAACACATTTCTACACTGCCTTGGCATTAAAGATTTTGATTTTGTCGAGCCTCATTGGTAAATCAGCACATTAGCTGCACAATTACATGAAACAATTTTAtggtaaatgtgtatatatatatatatatatatatatatacacacacacatatattaaatGGGAATGTTGGAATTAATTAtgaacaactttaaaaaaaaaaataaaaaaaaaagcaatttattttatatatatatatatatatatatatatatatatatatatatatatatatatatatatatatatatttaataatacctTCAGCCTATCAAATAAATATTCACATCTTCCATACACAATCGATCATTATCACAACAGTTCACATTGAAATCCCATTTACTTAAAATGAAGAAGGATTTTATAGAAGCACATTCTGAGGAAGGACAGTTAGTTGTTAGAATAGCACTAAAGTTCTGCAATAATTGAATCGTACCCACTTTCTTGACTTTCTTCAACATTAAAAGAggttcaatcaatcaatcaaactaCAGTAAATCAACGTATCTCACAAGCATTCCAGCTTATACATTTCAACCTGCTGAAGGATGGCACTGGACTGGCAACAAAATAAAGTTGAATCCAAATTAAAGGCATTTTTTACCCAAATAtttgaattctctcattatttactcattctcatgctgcctcaaaatgttctttcttctgaagaacacaaagatACATGATGTGAATATATCTGTCCAATGCAAATCAATGGGTTCCAACACttacaagctccaaaaaggacataaaggcagcataaagtttactccagtggtttaatgcatgccttctgaagcaatatgatcggTTTTGAGTGAGAAACGACCAagctccttttttactataaatcggaccccactgacttgcattgtatggatatgaacacatcatatctccatgaaaatatcttcatttgtgttcggcagatgaaagaaagttatatgagtTTGACACAGcatgatggtaagtaaatgatgaaagaattgtctTTTTGAGTATCATTGAGAAATCATTTTCTTACATTTCACTtccacaccatttttttttttttacacaaaacaatacTGCCGATTTCTTCTCTGATATGCACAACATAAATATATAGCTGGTTATAATTTGAGAGAttcatgtaattatatatatatatatatatatatatacatacacacatacatacatacacacacacacacacacacaccgagtcCATAGGTCCCAGATGTCTAAGTCTGTCCATAAACAGTGTTCCCTTACAAGTGACCATCAATATACCAAAGTGGAATTAGTAAAGGTGACCATTAGTTGTTTACAAtacacaacaattttttttttttttttacatacacttGGTTAAGTTGCCTTACCTTAAACATGGTGAAAAGAATGTGTgagaaaaatatacaattatgattttaaaatattttaaaattgaattcaaaaacatgctaaaatgccATTGACGGCTAATAGGTACTTAACAACAGAaaggttaaagtgatagttcaaccaaaaatgctaattctgtcgTCATTTACCATGAAGgtgcatggtgactgaggctaacatactgcctaacatcttctgtgTTCTAGGGAATAAAGAATGTCAgatgggtttgcaacaacatcgagtaaattatacattttcattgttgaGTATACTATCCCTTAAGCTTTCCAGATGATGTTAAACAAACTTTAACTAAAGTTTATTCCGCCCACAAACAGGAACACCTTCAGCTGCTGACATTTGACCTCAAGTAGAAATATTTATAAGGAAGGAAAGAGAACTTCCCTGGATTGTGACAACAGACAAGAGACTCCAGCATTAGTATAATGCTGGAATATAGGAGGCATTGGTGGAGTGACCTCTTTAAAGTAAAAAGTATTGAGGGAATGTTATAACTtcaagattaaaataataataaatcaggcAAGTTATTCCACTTCTTACAGAGAATTTGCAGTTTTTcagttatttttacattatatacacaTTTACTCAATGGCTTGAATTATTTTTTGCTTTCTGATTCATCATTAGTAATGTATAATTATTAACATGTATAGGAAATTATGGATAGTATGAGGACATTGAATTTTAGGGGTCCTCTGTAGATGGCCATTGTTATATGCAATATTAGAGCATAGGTAAGGCACTCTTACTAACGTCTGTCAATAGCAGATTGGCCTGTAGTCtcccccccacacacaaacaaatgaattaaAACACACTCACATGGCCTATAGACATGTGTAAGAGCAGCCTCAAACAAAAACAGAACTGACCTGTTTTCTAACATTCACACTGACTTTATAAACAGGTTGTCTGTCAgacattaaaaaatgaaaattctgttattatttactcacatttactgtatgttgtttcaaacatgtatgtctttctttaaaacaagacaaagggagatgttagtgACTGAAATCCTCAGTCCCCCACCTAACATCTTCATGAAAAAAAAAGgttatacaggtttgtaacaacagcagggtgagtaaatgattacagaattttcatacttgggagaactatccctttaacttcctGTTGAATCACATTTGCAAATGACTGACTCAATGGAACTGATTGGGACATCAGTAAAGACGTTTTGTTGGGCCTAATCAGGTAATGGGATTTCGTTCATCAATGGCAGTTTGTCACTACAACGAACTACGTCGCTACACACTACGAAGGGATGGCTAAACGCTTGACTTTTGAATTTGTATCTTCTGTTGTGTACAATAGATcaagttttaaaatgtgtatagcGAAAAGACGTTTGAGTGTGGGTAAATGAAAGCATGTGAAGAAGTTTCGTTCATTACGGTGTACAAATCTCTGACTTGCAAATTTGTATAGAGACAGCATGggtggagccaggagtttttcacaggggtggccaCGCAGGGGCCAGTGATCAttctgtggtggcacagacatTTTCTGAGAGCGGAGGCGCATGGATACAAAAAAGGGAAGTGGATACAGTGAAACCTGGGCCAGAAAGGTGCGGCAACCTTGGTGTGCGAGCATGCTAAATCTCCTGTGTGTTGCATTTGTACAAAGACTGTTCCACCACTAAAAGCTCAGTTgtgcccaaaacaaaaaaaattaccaaaacggCAATTGCGAGCGGGGTGGCCCATGAGCAATAGACAGGTGACCAATAGAGGATCTAAATGGCACATGCATGATTGTGGAATAGAtagaattttttaatattttgaatttattattatttaataaaaaaagaaatcaaagccTAGTGTTGCTGCACCTTCACattctgaaaacaaaagaaaagctaATCCAAAGGTCCTTTAGCACCAATGACTACAGAAGCCAGAAATTTGTTTTATAGGGTACACAATAATAGAATCAGGATATTCAGAAACAGGTTATCACAATGGGGAAGAAAAAAACACCAACATTTTACAAGTTTTTAATACAAAGAGTTTCCATATTAGGCGTCTTATTAGCCCATTCTTGTCAATATCCGATTGCCCATGGCTCTACGCATTTCCCTCGTTGTGCGGAAAATGCGTCGTTCATCATGCTTTGATTTAAAGAGGAGAGTAATCAAGACCTTCAGATGTTTTCTGGAGTGTTGGTGCAGGATCCAGGCAGAGGGGCCCATTTTCTGCGAGAATAGCAGAGAACGCAAGCCCCTGTTCTGAACATCAGAGTCAAACAGCCCTGCAGTACCTGAACAGTTTTTCTGTGCGTGTTCCTCAATGTAAGCACATTAAGAGGTTTGAGAGAAGTCTAGAGAATGCTACCAAAGCTAGTGGGCAGACTCTTTGATGACCACAGGGGCGACGGCATTGGGGGATGTTGATAGAGTGTCTCTTGAAGGAGGTTTCTCTTCTTTAGGGGAGCTGCTGGACTTCTGGGTGCCTGCAGCAATGCCAGGTTTGGCTTCATCAGGAGTGTGTTCATTAGGGATCAAAGGAGCTGTGTGTTTCTGCAAGAGGTACAAAGCCATC includes the following:
- the sash3 gene encoding SAM and SH3 domain-containing protein 3; amino-acid sequence: MLRRKPSNASEKEQPQVQKKKLTLQRSSSFKDFMKSKPASPVVSEAAFDETKLEGAPPEDSGKHNVKLGKRWRNVISRTMSRKTSKMVQKALAEEGNESGEDGSMSPLSPSDWMPDLCAGNRTSVCSNSSEDTIHSPLSRQLSGCADRQSLDSGFSQRDSMRLEDSTYTGPFCGIALVHTDFTPSPYDIESLKLQKGDIIQIIEKPPVGTWTGKLNNKVGSFKFIYVTVLPEEDTPPKRKRCSSKGRQNKPKPKSLEEVLERIGLTELGSLLSMHGFQSLEDFCGLKESHLNELNITDPEHCAKILKATELIHDSEDESDEEDISEQKTEMPRDSGCYESTENLANGRGEPQAESQTEAEIDPNTDVNAVQQQLEEMKVEESLESQTE